From Lysobacter auxotrophicus, the proteins below share one genomic window:
- the paoC gene encoding aldehyde oxidoreductase molybdenum-binding subunit PaoC — MKFDTPATTNPIDQGKVVGRATDRIDGPLKTTGTAPYAYERHDVVPNQAYGYVVGAGIAKGRITHLDDSAARKAPGVLAVVSAKNAGTLGLGRFNTAKLLGGPEIQHYHQAIAIVVAETFEQARAAAQTIRVDYERTQGAYDLEKAKPGAIAPKGEKPDSGAGDFDTAFANAPVQFDATYTTPDESHAMMEPHASIAAWEGDKLTVWTANQMINWGVGDLAKTLGIPKENVRLVSPYIGGGFGGKLFLRADALMAALGARAAKRPVKVALQRPLMINNTTHRPATIQRVRLGATKDGKLTAIGHESWNGDLPGGGLEVAVQQTRLLYAGENRMTRMRLATLDLPEGNAMRAPGEAPGMMVLEVAMDEMAEKLGIDPVEFRILNDTQVDPENPSRPFSKRQFVQCLRTGAERFGWNKRVARPGSVRDGRWLVGMGMASAFRNNLLMKSAARARLDGRGIVTVETDMTDIGTGSYTIIAQTAAEMMGVPLDNVVVKLGDSSFPVSCGSGGQWGGNNATAGVFAACTKLREAVAQKLGFDASTAEFVDGRVQSGARRVALTDAAKDGEIVAEDTIEYGDLDKKYQQSTFGAHFCEVAVHADTGEVRVRRMLAVCAAGRILNPKSARSQVIGAMTMGVGAALMEELAIDQRMGFFVNHDLASYEVPVHADIPHQEVIFLDETDPMSSPMKAKGVGELGICGVGAAVANAIHNATGFRVRKYPITLDKLLEHLPAVS, encoded by the coding sequence ATGAAGTTCGACACGCCCGCGACCACCAATCCGATCGACCAGGGCAAGGTCGTCGGCCGCGCCACCGACCGCATCGATGGCCCGCTGAAAACCACCGGCACCGCGCCCTACGCCTACGAGCGCCACGACGTCGTGCCGAACCAGGCCTACGGTTACGTGGTCGGCGCCGGCATCGCCAAGGGCCGCATCACGCACCTGGACGACAGCGCCGCGCGCAAGGCGCCCGGCGTGCTCGCCGTGGTGTCGGCGAAGAACGCCGGCACGCTCGGGCTGGGCCGGTTCAATACGGCCAAGCTCCTCGGCGGGCCGGAGATCCAGCACTACCACCAGGCCATCGCGATCGTCGTCGCCGAAACCTTCGAGCAGGCGCGCGCCGCCGCGCAGACGATCCGCGTCGATTACGAACGCACCCAGGGCGCGTACGACCTGGAAAAAGCCAAGCCCGGCGCGATCGCACCGAAGGGCGAGAAGCCCGACAGCGGCGCCGGCGATTTCGATACGGCGTTCGCCAACGCGCCGGTGCAGTTCGACGCGACCTACACCACGCCCGACGAATCGCACGCGATGATGGAGCCGCATGCGTCCATCGCCGCGTGGGAGGGCGACAAGCTCACGGTGTGGACGGCGAACCAGATGATCAACTGGGGCGTCGGCGACCTCGCCAAGACGCTCGGCATCCCGAAGGAGAACGTGCGCCTGGTGTCGCCCTACATCGGCGGCGGCTTCGGCGGAAAGCTCTTCCTGCGCGCCGACGCGCTGATGGCCGCGCTCGGCGCGCGTGCGGCGAAGCGTCCGGTGAAAGTCGCGCTGCAACGGCCGCTGATGATCAACAACACCACGCACCGTCCGGCGACGATCCAGCGCGTGCGCCTGGGCGCGACGAAGGACGGCAAGCTCACCGCGATCGGCCACGAAAGCTGGAACGGCGACCTGCCCGGCGGCGGGCTGGAAGTCGCCGTGCAGCAGACGCGCCTGCTCTACGCCGGCGAGAACCGCATGACGCGCATGCGCCTGGCGACGCTCGACCTGCCCGAAGGCAACGCCATGCGCGCGCCCGGCGAGGCGCCCGGCATGATGGTGCTGGAAGTCGCGATGGACGAGATGGCGGAGAAGCTCGGCATCGATCCGGTGGAGTTCCGCATCCTCAACGACACGCAGGTCGATCCGGAAAACCCGTCGCGCCCGTTCTCCAAGCGCCAGTTCGTCCAATGCCTGCGCACCGGCGCCGAACGCTTCGGCTGGAACAAGCGCGTCGCCCGGCCCGGCAGCGTGCGCGACGGACGCTGGCTGGTCGGCATGGGCATGGCCAGCGCGTTCCGCAACAACCTGCTGATGAAGTCGGCGGCGCGCGCACGGCTCGATGGCCGCGGCATCGTCACCGTCGAAACCGACATGACCGACATCGGCACGGGTTCGTACACGATCATCGCGCAGACCGCCGCGGAAATGATGGGCGTGCCGCTGGACAACGTGGTGGTGAAGCTGGGCGATTCCAGCTTCCCCGTCTCGTGCGGCTCGGGCGGCCAATGGGGCGGCAACAACGCCACCGCCGGCGTGTTCGCGGCGTGCACGAAACTGCGCGAAGCGGTCGCGCAGAAACTGGGCTTCGACGCGTCGACCGCGGAGTTCGTCGATGGCCGCGTGCAGTCCGGCGCACGCCGCGTCGCGCTGACGGACGCCGCGAAGGACGGCGAGATCGTCGCAGAGGACACCATCGAATACGGCGACCTGGACAAGAAGTACCAGCAGTCCACCTTCGGCGCGCATTTTTGCGAAGTCGCCGTGCACGCCGACACGGGCGAGGTGCGCGTGCGCCGCATGCTCGCGGTGTGCGCGGCCGGTCGCATCCTCAACCCCAAGTCCGCGCGCAGCCAGGTGATCGGTGCGATGACGATGGGCGTGGGCGCGGCGCTGATGGAGGAGCTGGCGATCGACCAGCGCATGGGCTTCTTCGTCAACCACGACCTGGCGAGCTACGAGGTGCCGGTGCACGCCGACATCCCGCACCAGGAAGTGATCTTCCTCGACGAGACCGATCCGATGTCCTCGCCGATGAAGGCCAAGGGCGTGGGCGAACTGGGCATCTGCGGCGTCGGCGCGGCGGTGGCGAACGCGATCCACAACGCGACGGGTTTTCGCGTGCGCAAGTACCCCATCACGCTCGACAAGCTGCTGGAGCACCTGCCGGCGGTCAGCTGA
- a CDS encoding organic hydroperoxide resistance protein: protein MSHSLQTVVYTAHTHVTGGRSGTGRSSDGAIDVALSTPGSNKPGSNKPGTNPEQLFGIGWSACFIGALGFAAQELKVKLPADTAVDAEVNLGKTANGEYQLAVKLDVKLPGLDDATRQQLVEMAHRTCPYSRMTRGDVDVEIVT from the coding sequence ATGTCCCACTCCCTCCAGACCGTCGTCTACACCGCGCACACCCACGTCACGGGCGGCCGCAGCGGCACCGGCCGCTCCAGCGACGGCGCCATCGACGTCGCGCTCAGCACGCCCGGCTCCAACAAGCCCGGCTCCAACAAGCCCGGCACCAACCCGGAACAGCTGTTCGGCATCGGCTGGTCGGCGTGCTTCATCGGCGCGCTCGGCTTCGCCGCGCAGGAGCTGAAGGTGAAGCTGCCGGCCGACACCGCCGTCGACGCCGAGGTCAACCTGGGCAAGACCGCCAACGGCGAGTACCAGCTCGCGGTGAAGCTCGACGTCAAGCTGCCGGGCCTGGACGACGCGACGCGCCAGCAGCTGGTCGAGATGGCGCATCGCACCTGCCCGTACTCGCGCATGACGCGCGGCGATGTCGACGTCGAGATCGTCACCTGA
- the modB gene encoding molybdate ABC transporter permease subunit produces the protein MWLSPEEWNALALSAKVALCATAACLPFGIALSWLLERREFPGKVWIDTLVQLPMVLPPVVPGYLLLLLLGTQGPLGRWLLDTFGVVVAFTWKGAVIASAVMAFPLMVQPIRLAIRLIDPRLEKAAATLGAKPWDTFFSVTLPLSVPGLVAGCILCFSRSLGEFGATMAFVGNIPGETRTLPLAIYSLTHVPDGEAAALRLSLLSIALAVIALLVSRWIGLRAERRLGYLDRGPHAEL, from the coding sequence ATGTGGCTGTCGCCCGAGGAATGGAACGCGCTGGCGCTGTCGGCGAAAGTCGCGTTGTGCGCGACCGCGGCGTGCCTGCCGTTCGGCATCGCCCTGAGCTGGCTGCTGGAGCGCCGCGAATTCCCCGGCAAGGTGTGGATCGACACGCTCGTGCAGTTGCCGATGGTGCTGCCGCCGGTCGTGCCCGGCTACCTGCTGCTGTTGCTGCTGGGCACGCAGGGGCCGCTGGGCCGATGGTTGCTCGATACCTTCGGCGTGGTCGTGGCGTTCACCTGGAAAGGCGCGGTGATCGCGTCGGCCGTGATGGCGTTTCCGCTGATGGTGCAGCCGATCCGCCTGGCGATCCGCCTGATCGATCCGCGCCTGGAAAAGGCCGCGGCGACGCTCGGCGCGAAACCGTGGGACACGTTCTTCAGCGTGACCCTGCCGCTGTCGGTGCCCGGCCTGGTCGCCGGCTGCATCCTGTGTTTCTCGCGTAGCCTGGGCGAGTTCGGCGCGACGATGGCCTTCGTCGGCAACATCCCCGGCGAAACGCGCACGCTGCCGCTGGCGATCTACAGCCTCACGCACGTGCCCGACGGCGAGGCCGCCGCGCTGCGGCTGTCGCTGCTGTCGATCGCGCTCGCGGTGATCGCGCTGCTGGTCAGCCGCTGGATCGGCCTGCGCGCCGAGCGCCGGCTCGGCTACCTCGATCGGGGGCCGCATGCTGAGCTTTGA
- the modA gene encoding molybdate ABC transporter substrate-binding protein: MPVWIRRAALCVLAFALAAPASAGQPVRVFAAASLTNALNDIAVEWEKAGHAKPSLAFAASSALAKQIEAGAPADVFAAADLTWMDYLDKRGKLQPGTRANLAGNSLVLIVPAGRRIPVRVQRGFDLAGAFDGKLCTGDPGVVPVGIYAREALQKLGWWYALQGRVVGTDDVRTALAFVERGECPLGIVYATDAKISRKVEVLATFPADTHKPIVYPVAAVRGARPETAAFLQYLKTSKTAATIFARYGFTVGTR; this comes from the coding sequence ATGCCCGTCTGGATCCGCCGCGCCGCGCTGTGCGTGCTCGCATTCGCGCTCGCCGCCCCCGCCTCCGCCGGGCAGCCGGTCCGCGTCTTCGCCGCCGCCAGCCTGACCAATGCGCTCAACGACATCGCCGTCGAATGGGAGAAGGCCGGGCACGCGAAACCGAGCCTCGCGTTCGCCGCATCGTCCGCGCTGGCCAAGCAGATCGAAGCCGGCGCGCCCGCCGATGTGTTCGCCGCCGCCGATCTCACGTGGATGGATTACCTCGACAAGCGCGGCAAGCTCCAGCCCGGCACGCGCGCGAACCTCGCCGGCAATTCGCTGGTGTTGATCGTGCCGGCGGGCCGGCGCATCCCGGTGCGCGTGCAACGCGGTTTCGACCTCGCCGGCGCGTTCGATGGCAAGCTCTGCACCGGCGACCCCGGCGTCGTCCCGGTCGGCATCTACGCGCGCGAGGCGCTGCAGAAGCTGGGCTGGTGGTATGCGCTGCAGGGCCGCGTCGTCGGCACCGACGACGTACGCACCGCGCTGGCGTTCGTCGAACGCGGCGAATGCCCGCTCGGCATCGTCTACGCGACTGACGCGAAGATCAGCCGCAAGGTCGAGGTGCTCGCGACCTTCCCCGCCGACACGCACAAACCCATCGTGTATCCCGTCGCCGCCGTGCGCGGGGCGCGTCCGGAAACCGCCGCGTTCCTGCAGTACCTGAAGACCTCGAAGACCGCCGCGACGATCTTCGCCCGCTACGGTTTCACCGTCGGCACGCGTTGA
- a CDS encoding alpha/beta fold hydrolase — translation MSTITTQDGTKIFYKDWGTGQPIVFHHGWPLCGDDWDTQMQFFLAQGYRVIAHDRRGHGRSTQTATGNEMDTYAADVAALVQELDLRDAIHIGHSTGGGEATRYVAQHGKGRVAKLVLIGAVPPVMVKSASNPGGLDKSVFDDIRAHVFADRAGYYWDFPVPFYGYNRDGAKLSEAVRHNWWRQGMMGGAKPQYDCIAAFSETDFTEDLKSIEVPTLVMHGDDDQIVPIDDSARLSAKLLRNATLKVYPGLPHGMCTTHADTINPDLLAWIRS, via the coding sequence ATGAGCACCATCACCACGCAGGACGGCACGAAGATCTTCTACAAGGACTGGGGCACCGGACAGCCCATCGTCTTCCATCACGGCTGGCCGCTGTGCGGCGACGACTGGGACACGCAGATGCAGTTCTTCCTCGCGCAGGGCTATCGCGTGATCGCGCACGATCGCCGCGGCCACGGGCGTTCGACGCAGACGGCAACCGGCAACGAGATGGACACCTACGCCGCCGACGTCGCGGCGCTCGTCCAGGAACTGGACCTGCGCGATGCGATCCACATCGGGCATTCCACCGGCGGCGGCGAAGCCACGCGTTATGTCGCCCAACACGGCAAGGGCCGCGTGGCGAAGCTGGTGCTGATCGGCGCGGTGCCGCCGGTGATGGTGAAGTCGGCGAGCAATCCAGGCGGTCTGGACAAGTCGGTGTTCGACGACATCCGCGCGCACGTGTTCGCCGATCGCGCCGGGTATTACTGGGATTTCCCGGTGCCGTTCTACGGCTACAACCGCGACGGCGCCAAGCTGTCGGAAGCGGTGCGCCACAACTGGTGGCGCCAGGGCATGATGGGCGGCGCGAAGCCGCAGTACGACTGCATCGCGGCGTTCTCCGAAACCGACTTCACCGAAGACCTCAAGAGTATCGAGGTGCCGACGCTGGTGATGCATGGCGACGACGACCAGATCGTGCCGATCGACGACTCCGCGCGACTGTCGGCCAAGCTGCTGCGCAACGCGACGCTGAAGGTGTATCCCGGCCTGCCGCACGGCATGTGCACCACGCACGCCGACACGATCAATCCCGACCTGCTCGCGTGGATCCGCAGCTGA
- a CDS encoding NAD(P)H-binding protein — MKLMIVGATGLVGRHALQIALAHPAIERVIAPVRRAMADHPKLLAPVVDFDALPADAPWWNVDAVVCALGTTIRVAGSQEAFRRVDHDYPLAVARHAREHGASTFVLNSAMGADATSRIFYSRVKGEVERDLATLGFASLTVVRPGLIGGEREEYRAGERAATVALRVLHPLLPRRWRINPADRIARSMIDAAVQAMPGVHAIGSDALA, encoded by the coding sequence ATGAAGCTCATGATCGTCGGCGCCACCGGCCTGGTCGGCCGCCATGCCTTGCAGATCGCGCTCGCCCATCCCGCCATCGAGCGCGTGATCGCGCCCGTGCGCCGCGCCATGGCCGACCACCCGAAGTTGCTCGCGCCGGTCGTCGATTTCGATGCGCTGCCCGCGGATGCGCCGTGGTGGAACGTCGATGCGGTCGTCTGCGCGCTCGGCACGACGATCCGCGTGGCGGGCTCGCAGGAGGCGTTCCGTCGCGTCGACCACGATTACCCGCTCGCCGTCGCGCGACATGCGCGGGAACACGGCGCATCCACCTTCGTGCTGAATTCCGCCATGGGCGCCGACGCGACCTCGCGCATTTTCTACAGCCGCGTGAAGGGCGAAGTGGAACGCGACCTCGCCACGCTCGGCTTCGCGTCGCTGACGGTCGTGCGGCCCGGGCTGATCGGCGGCGAACGCGAGGAATACCGCGCCGGCGAACGCGCGGCGACCGTCGCGCTGCGCGTGCTGCATCCGCTGCTGCCGCGCCGGTGGCGGATCAATCCGGCCGACCGCATCGCACGCAGCATGATCGACGCGGCCGTGCAGGCGATGCCCGGCGTGCACGCGATTGGCTCCGACGCGCTCGCCTGA
- a CDS encoding YkgJ family cysteine cluster protein, with translation MRPDSRHAEGKAHCSRCDAVCCRLTVVLQPEDRIPAHLTARTDANLLVMAHDEDGWCVALDGARMNCGIYESRPEVCRRFVMGGPYCHAVREEYADDQRRLIEVALLS, from the coding sequence ATGAGGCCCGATAGCCGTCATGCGGAAGGCAAGGCGCACTGCTCGCGCTGCGATGCGGTGTGCTGCCGCCTCACCGTCGTGCTGCAGCCCGAAGACCGCATCCCGGCGCACCTGACGGCGCGCACCGACGCCAACCTGCTGGTGATGGCGCACGACGAGGACGGCTGGTGCGTCGCGCTCGACGGCGCGCGCATGAACTGCGGCATCTACGAGAGCCGGCCCGAGGTGTGCCGGCGTTTCGTGATGGGCGGACCGTACTGCCATGCCGTCCGCGAGGAATACGCGGACGACCAGCGCCGCCTGATCGAGGTCGCGCTGCTCAGCTGA
- a CDS encoding VOC family protein, producing the protein MLHHLSIGVRDLALSGRFYDAALGALGYRRVFEDDTAIGYGLHDGEDLLCLKLRNDATPPGPGFRIAFCAPSRDAVHAFHASALQVGGEDNGAPGLRPDYGDHYYAAFLVDPDGHRIEATINAPVAA; encoded by the coding sequence ATGCTCCACCACCTCTCCATCGGTGTCCGCGATCTCGCGTTGTCCGGACGCTTCTACGACGCGGCGCTCGGCGCGCTCGGTTATCGACGCGTGTTCGAGGACGACACCGCGATCGGCTACGGCCTCCACGATGGCGAAGACCTGCTGTGCCTGAAGCTGCGCAACGATGCGACGCCGCCGGGGCCGGGATTCCGCATCGCGTTCTGCGCGCCGTCGCGCGACGCGGTGCATGCGTTCCATGCATCGGCGCTGCAGGTCGGCGGCGAGGACAACGGCGCGCCCGGCCTGCGTCCGGACTATGGGGATCACTACTACGCCGCGTTCCTGGTCGATCCCGACGGGCACCGGATCGAAGCGACGATCAACGCGCCGGTCGCGGCGTGA
- a CDS encoding S1 family peptidase — MRKFASWAKRGLILLSPLPLFAAMTAYAAGPSDELQSSVRAAMQRDLNLDASQLAQYLKVERLANVQEKQLAKAQGRDFAGSWIERKANGQFHLVVATTSLRPAKGLADVEIRNARHSLASLESAKGQLDGVLARAGKAPAGVYGWYVDLPSNSLVVSVGKGHEQAGIDFVAASGADARAVRIETAEEQPSLRVALEGGLGYLRNPGDGYLYACSIGFPVTQGGYVTAGHCGDAGEVVYFEPSQWTLGPKIGSFVASSFPNAGQTGNDFAWVKVDAGHTLAPVVDGYGNGDVTVRGSTEAAVGAAICRSGRTSGWRCGTIEAKNQTVSYSTGETILNLTRTTACSEGGDSGGSFITGPGQAQGVLSGGSGSCKGKTPNNRTRSFYQPLLPILQNYNLTLLTGT, encoded by the coding sequence ATGCGCAAGTTTGCTTCCTGGGCCAAGCGCGGCCTGATTCTTCTTTCGCCACTTCCGCTGTTCGCCGCGATGACGGCGTACGCCGCCGGCCCGTCCGACGAACTCCAGTCCTCCGTGCGCGCGGCGATGCAGCGCGATCTCAACCTTGACGCCAGCCAGCTCGCGCAGTACCTGAAGGTCGAGCGACTGGCGAACGTGCAGGAGAAACAGCTGGCGAAGGCGCAGGGCCGCGATTTCGCGGGAAGCTGGATCGAGCGCAAGGCCAATGGGCAGTTCCACCTGGTGGTGGCGACGACCTCGCTGCGTCCGGCGAAGGGCCTGGCCGATGTCGAAATCCGCAACGCGCGCCACAGCCTGGCCTCGCTGGAAAGCGCCAAGGGCCAGCTGGACGGCGTGCTCGCGCGCGCCGGCAAGGCGCCCGCCGGCGTGTACGGCTGGTACGTCGATTTGCCGAGCAACAGCCTGGTGGTGAGCGTCGGCAAGGGCCATGAGCAGGCCGGCATCGATTTCGTCGCGGCCAGCGGCGCCGATGCGCGCGCCGTGCGCATCGAAACCGCGGAAGAACAGCCGAGCCTGCGCGTCGCGCTCGAAGGCGGCCTGGGCTACCTGCGCAATCCGGGCGACGGCTACCTCTATGCGTGCTCGATCGGCTTCCCCGTCACGCAAGGCGGCTACGTCACCGCCGGCCACTGCGGCGACGCCGGCGAAGTGGTCTATTTCGAACCGTCGCAGTGGACGCTCGGGCCGAAGATCGGTTCGTTCGTCGCGTCGAGCTTCCCGAACGCCGGCCAGACAGGCAACGACTTCGCGTGGGTGAAGGTCGATGCCGGCCACACGCTCGCACCGGTCGTCGACGGCTACGGCAACGGCGACGTGACCGTTCGCGGCAGCACCGAAGCGGCGGTCGGCGCGGCGATCTGCCGCTCGGGCCGCACGTCCGGCTGGCGCTGCGGCACGATCGAAGCGAAGAACCAGACGGTGAGCTACAGCACGGGCGAGACGATCCTCAACCTCACGCGCACCACCGCGTGCTCGGAAGGCGGCGACTCGGGCGGCTCGTTCATCACCGGCCCGGGCCAGGCGCAGGGCGTGCTGTCGGGCGGCAGCGGCAGCTGCAAGGGCAAGACGCCCAACAACCGCACGCGCAGCTTCTACCAGCCGCTGCTTCCGATCCTGCAGAACTACAACCTGACGCTGCTCACGGGCACCTGA
- a CDS encoding type 1 glutamine amidotransferase domain-containing protein: MKILMVLTSHDRLGDTGEKTGFWLEEFAAPYYVFTDAGAQVTVASPKGGQPPIDPKSDDPANQTPSQDRFKSDPDAQAVLAKTHRLDSLSADEFDAIFYPGGHGPLWDLAEDPASIRLIETFYESGKPVAAVCHGPGVLRHAKHGDEPLVKGRRVTGFTNSEEDAVKLTNVVPFLVEDELKRLGGRYEKAGDWQSFAIVDGRLVTGQNPASSEATAEALLGLLR, translated from the coding sequence ATGAAGATCCTGATGGTGCTCACCTCGCACGACCGCCTGGGCGACACGGGCGAAAAGACCGGCTTCTGGCTGGAGGAATTCGCCGCGCCGTACTACGTGTTCACCGATGCCGGCGCGCAGGTCACGGTCGCCTCGCCCAAGGGCGGGCAGCCGCCGATCGATCCCAAGAGCGACGATCCCGCCAACCAGACGCCGTCGCAGGACCGGTTCAAGTCCGATCCGGACGCGCAGGCCGTGCTGGCGAAGACGCATCGGCTCGATTCGCTGTCGGCCGACGAATTCGACGCGATCTTCTACCCCGGGGGCCACGGGCCGTTGTGGGACCTGGCGGAGGATCCGGCGTCGATCCGGTTGATCGAAACGTTCTACGAATCGGGGAAACCCGTCGCGGCCGTGTGCCACGGACCCGGCGTGCTGCGCCACGCGAAGCACGGGGACGAGCCGCTGGTGAAGGGCCGGCGCGTCACCGGTTTCACCAACTCCGAAGAGGACGCGGTGAAGCTCACGAACGTGGTGCCGTTCCTGGTGGAGGACGAACTCAAGCGGCTGGGCGGGCGCTACGAGAAGGCCGGCGATTGGCAGAGCTTCGCCATCGTCGACGGACGGCTGGTGACCGGGCAGAACCCGGCGTCGTCGGAAGCGACGGCGGAGGCGTTGTTGGGGCTGTTGCGCTGA
- a CDS encoding ATP-binding cassette domain-containing protein, with amino-acid sequence MLSFDLHLARGDFALDAKADVGDGVTGVYGPSGSGKSTLLALLAGLLSPSRGRVRLAERVLVETDARRFVPAWDRHVGLVFQDGQLFPHLTVRQNLLFGHARIPAATRRFDLAGVAELLEITPLLDRRPTLLSGGERQRVALGRALLYSPQLLLLDEPLSSLDDRLKRQILPFLKRIKDETRLPMLYVTHAHGELDYLADRVLRMEGGRLQPAVTD; translated from the coding sequence ATGCTGAGCTTTGACCTGCACCTGGCGCGCGGCGATTTCGCGCTCGATGCGAAGGCGGACGTCGGCGACGGCGTGACCGGCGTGTACGGCCCGTCGGGCTCGGGCAAGAGCACGTTGCTGGCGCTGCTCGCCGGCTTGCTGTCGCCTTCGCGCGGCCGCGTGCGCCTGGCCGAACGCGTGCTGGTCGAAACCGATGCGCGCCGCTTCGTGCCCGCGTGGGATCGCCACGTCGGCCTGGTGTTCCAGGACGGCCAGCTGTTCCCGCATCTCACGGTGCGGCAGAACCTGTTGTTCGGCCACGCGCGCATTCCCGCCGCGACGCGCCGCTTCGATCTGGCCGGCGTCGCCGAACTGCTGGAGATCACCCCACTGCTGGATCGTCGCCCGACGCTGCTCTCCGGCGGCGAGCGCCAGCGTGTCGCGCTCGGACGCGCCCTGCTCTATTCGCCGCAACTGTTGCTGCTCGACGAACCGCTGTCCTCGCTCGACGATCGACTGAAACGGCAGATCCTGCCGTTCCTCAAGCGCATCAAGGACGAGACGCGCCTGCCGATGCTGTACGTCACGCACGCGCACGGCGAGCTGGATTACCTCGCCGATCGCGTCCTGCGCATGGAAGGCGGACGCCTGCAGCCCGCCGTCACGGACTGA
- a CDS encoding TOBE domain-containing protein, whose protein sequence is MRIRSSLTVEAAHGTFGSRRWMDLLAAIGTEASIAAAARSVGLTYKAAWDAVDAMNNLADAPLVERVVGGKGGGGTRLTPDGERLVATWREVETQNARFVELLNERIAHAGRELDIIGRFAMLTSARNHLAGRIVRIAAGAVNDEVELELTGGGRIVAIVTHESTQHMGLAVGTQAIALVKASSVIVGTDLEGVRLSTRNQLPGTVVRIARGAVNTEVVIEVEGGNAIAAIVTNASAERLQLVEGVPATALFKASSVILAVSP, encoded by the coding sequence ATGCGCATCCGAAGCTCGCTCACCGTGGAAGCCGCGCATGGCACCTTCGGCAGCCGTCGGTGGATGGACCTGCTGGCGGCGATCGGCACCGAAGCCTCCATCGCGGCGGCGGCGCGCAGCGTCGGGCTGACCTACAAGGCCGCGTGGGACGCCGTGGACGCGATGAACAACCTCGCCGACGCGCCCCTGGTCGAACGCGTCGTCGGCGGCAAGGGCGGCGGCGGCACGCGGCTTACGCCCGACGGCGAGCGCCTGGTCGCCACGTGGCGCGAAGTCGAGACGCAGAACGCGCGTTTCGTCGAACTGCTCAACGAACGTATCGCGCACGCCGGGCGCGAGCTGGACATCATCGGACGCTTCGCCATGCTCACCAGCGCACGCAACCATCTCGCCGGCCGCATCGTGCGCATCGCGGCCGGCGCGGTGAACGACGAGGTGGAACTCGAACTTACCGGCGGTGGGCGCATCGTCGCCATCGTCACGCACGAATCCACGCAGCACATGGGGCTGGCCGTCGGCACGCAGGCGATCGCGCTGGTGAAGGCCTCCAGCGTCATCGTCGGCACGGACCTGGAAGGCGTGCGCCTGTCCACGCGCAACCAGCTGCCCGGCACCGTCGTGCGCATCGCGCGCGGCGCGGTGAACACCGAAGTCGTGATCGAAGTGGAAGGCGGCAACGCCATCGCCGCCATCGTCACGAACGCCTCCGCCGAACGCCTGCAGCTCGTGGAAGGCGTGCCCGCCACGGCGCTGTTCAAGGCCTCCAGCGTGATCCTCGCCGTCAGTCCGTGA
- a CDS encoding DUF3011 domain-containing protein: protein MTRAAVLSLVLGSLVLLSAMPADAAIPAFNATCPGGRSVHADEGGPVFVDGRAMQLKRFNDDYYEARDGQSGATVSISRSPDGGVQLSWTGKGGANGVCTLGDAAVAAPAQAAPRELPREVTCESRDHRQTECDMDTRGDVRMVRQLSDTRCEQGRNWGLNRHSIWVSDGCRAVFRNVGNAKAPAAPAGDTLLGACNARAGKQGALVTLVPVNDEVTELIVDYDDGRYLCMVRNDGRVESLGPIRKR, encoded by the coding sequence ATGACGCGTGCCGCCGTGCTGTCGCTGGTGTTGGGCTCCCTCGTGCTGCTGTCGGCCATGCCGGCCGACGCCGCGATTCCCGCGTTCAACGCGACGTGTCCCGGCGGACGCAGCGTGCACGCCGACGAAGGCGGGCCGGTGTTCGTCGACGGGCGCGCGATGCAGCTCAAGCGGTTCAACGACGATTATTACGAAGCGCGCGACGGGCAGAGCGGCGCGACGGTGTCGATCTCGCGCAGCCCGGACGGCGGCGTGCAGCTTTCCTGGACGGGGAAGGGCGGGGCGAACGGCGTGTGCACGCTCGGCGATGCGGCTGTCGCTGCGCCGGCGCAGGCCGCGCCGCGCGAGCTTCCGCGCGAAGTCACCTGCGAATCGCGCGACCACCGCCAGACCGAATGCGACATGGACACGCGCGGCGACGTGCGGATGGTGCGGCAACTCAGCGATACGCGTTGCGAGCAGGGCCGCAACTGGGGCCTCAACCGCCACTCGATCTGGGTGTCGGACGGCTGCCGCGCGGTGTTCCGCAACGTCGGCAATGCGAAGGCGCCCGCCGCACCGGCCGGCGACACGCTGCTGGGCGCGTGCAACGCGCGTGCCGGAAAGCAGGGCGCGCTGGTCACGCTCGTGCCGGTCAACGATGAGGTCACCGAATTGATCGTCGATTACGACGACGGACGCTACCTGTGCATGGTGCGTAACGACGGGCGGGTGGAATCGCTGGGGCCGATCCGCAAGCGTTAG